A stretch of Imperialibacter roseus DNA encodes these proteins:
- a CDS encoding BlaI/MecI/CopY family transcriptional regulator, with protein MSKSTPTDAELEVLNVLWTKGPSTVREINEMLSKEKEVGYTTTLKIMQIMTVKGLLERDESSRTHVYKPLMKESDTQRTMMDKLLYSAFGGSASKLVMQALGNNKTTKAELDEIRKFLDDQLENKKGERE; from the coding sequence ATGAGCAAAAGCACACCGACAGATGCAGAACTAGAGGTACTTAATGTCCTTTGGACAAAAGGGCCCTCTACCGTAAGAGAAATCAATGAAATGCTGAGCAAGGAGAAAGAGGTGGGTTACACTACCACACTCAAGATCATGCAAATTATGACGGTGAAGGGCTTGCTCGAAAGAGATGAAAGCAGCAGAACCCATGTGTACAAGCCCCTGATGAAGGAGAGCGATACGCAGCGAACCATGATGGATAAGCTACTCTATTCGGCTTTTGGGGGCTCGGCTTCCAAGCTGGTGATGCAGGCACTCGGCAATAATAAAACAACAAAAGCTGAGCTGGATGAAATCAGAAAATTTCTGGATGATCAGCTCGAAAACAAGAAAGGAGAACGGGAATGA
- a CDS encoding DUF1330 domain-containing protein — translation MLYLTQLIYIKEGKEDIFNQFEAIAIPRIPIYNGKLHFRLRPSKESYIDIAIEEPYEIHYVSFESQTDFEAYMKDEERKKFLHLKEESIKSVTLIKGEKL, via the coding sequence ATGCTATACCTCACCCAACTTATCTACATCAAAGAAGGAAAGGAAGATATCTTCAATCAATTTGAAGCCATCGCCATTCCACGAATACCCATCTACAATGGGAAGCTGCATTTCAGGCTTCGTCCATCGAAGGAGTCGTATATCGACATTGCGATAGAAGAACCCTACGAAATTCACTATGTAAGCTTCGAATCACAAACCGACTTCGAGGCATATATGAAAGACGAGGAAAGAAAGAAGTTTCTGCACCTGAAGGAAGAGTCGATCAAGTCGGTGACTTTGATAAAAGGAGAGAAACTATAG
- a CDS encoding N-acyl-D-amino-acid deacylase family protein, with amino-acid sequence MKYLLLGLFTGVTLFAGCQQNMPYDLVILNAQVYDGLGNEPILSDIAINGDTIAAIGKLKHGGKDTIDASGLAVAPGFIDLHTHIERLLQIPSASSHLRQGVTLTLGGPDGRSPWPFQPYLDSLAEVKLGPNVAYLVGHNTVRSNIMGLEDRKPTPAELTAMKAQIDTAMQAGAFGISTGLKYLPGAFSTVDEVIALSKVAASYGGIYTSHLREEGLGLIEGVQEAIQIAQEATIPVVLTHHKAIGLPMWGASKKTLAMVDSARAIGLDVMMDQYPYTASQTGISVLIPAWAMEGGIEKYRIRLNDKKTRSDIKAGVEFNILNDRGGGDLNRVQFGRVKWKPELEGKTLKDWAEMEGLQPTVSTGAELVMKAQENGGASCIFHVINEEDVQRIMQHPMAMVASDGSLVEPGDGHPHPRSYGTFPRVLGHYSRELGVIPMPEAIRKMTSLPAARLGLTNRGSIAVGSFADLVVFNPETIADKATFENPHQYPEGISYVIVNGIISVKPDGSIKTGAGRVLRKGFLD; translated from the coding sequence ATGAAATATCTGTTATTAGGCCTATTCACAGGTGTTACTCTTTTTGCTGGCTGTCAGCAAAATATGCCATACGATCTGGTCATTCTCAATGCCCAGGTGTACGACGGCCTCGGCAATGAGCCCATCCTCAGTGACATTGCCATCAATGGCGACACCATTGCCGCCATTGGAAAGCTAAAACACGGCGGTAAGGACACCATCGACGCCTCCGGCCTGGCGGTTGCTCCTGGTTTCATCGATCTTCATACACATATTGAGCGGCTGCTGCAAATTCCCTCGGCCTCCTCCCACCTAAGGCAAGGGGTCACGCTCACCCTGGGTGGACCCGATGGCCGCAGTCCCTGGCCATTTCAACCCTATTTGGATTCACTTGCTGAAGTCAAATTGGGCCCCAATGTCGCCTACCTTGTGGGTCATAACACCGTAAGAAGCAACATCATGGGTTTGGAGGACAGGAAACCTACCCCGGCAGAACTCACCGCCATGAAAGCGCAGATCGACACTGCCATGCAGGCGGGTGCCTTCGGAATATCAACGGGCCTTAAGTACCTGCCAGGAGCATTTTCAACAGTGGACGAAGTCATTGCGCTATCAAAAGTTGCAGCGTCGTACGGTGGAATCTATACCTCACATCTGAGAGAAGAAGGCCTTGGACTGATTGAGGGGGTGCAGGAGGCCATTCAAATTGCGCAGGAAGCGACGATACCTGTTGTGCTCACTCATCACAAAGCCATTGGGCTCCCCATGTGGGGCGCCAGCAAAAAAACATTGGCCATGGTCGATTCTGCCAGGGCTATTGGCCTCGACGTGATGATGGATCAGTATCCATATACTGCCAGCCAAACAGGGATTTCGGTGCTCATTCCTGCATGGGCAATGGAAGGCGGGATTGAAAAGTACAGGATCCGGCTAAACGACAAAAAAACAAGATCGGACATAAAAGCGGGAGTGGAATTCAATATCCTCAACGACAGAGGAGGTGGAGATTTGAACAGGGTACAATTCGGCCGAGTTAAATGGAAGCCAGAGCTGGAAGGGAAAACCTTAAAGGACTGGGCTGAAATGGAAGGCCTCCAGCCCACCGTTTCCACTGGTGCCGAGCTCGTCATGAAAGCCCAGGAAAACGGGGGAGCCTCCTGCATTTTCCATGTCATCAACGAAGAAGACGTGCAGCGGATTATGCAGCACCCTATGGCCATGGTGGCCAGCGACGGTTCGTTGGTTGAGCCGGGCGATGGGCACCCCCACCCGAGAAGTTATGGCACTTTTCCCAGGGTGCTTGGTCACTATAGCCGGGAACTGGGAGTGATCCCGATGCCGGAAGCCATCCGAAAAATGACCTCACTTCCAGCTGCCCGCCTGGGCCTGACGAATCGGGGAAGCATCGCAGTTGGCAGCTTCGCCGACCTGGTCGTCTTCAACCCCGAGACCATTGCCGACAAAGCGACTTTTGAAAATCCGCATCAGTATCCGGAAGGTATTAGTTATGTCATTGTTAATGGAATTATTTCTGTAAAACCCGATGGCTCAATAAAAACAGGGGCTGGAAGGGTGCTCAGGAAGGGCTTTCTCGATTGA
- a CDS encoding BlaI/MecI/CopY family transcriptional regulator produces the protein MKELARVEEQIMKIFWALKKGLVKDVLEKMPDPKPAYNSVLTTVRILEKKGFLDHKAYGKTHEYYPIISKERYTVFYLNNFLKGYFNGSFEGLVSFFVKENNFSEEEIEKLMEEVKKQQE, from the coding sequence ATGAAGGAATTAGCGAGAGTAGAAGAGCAGATAATGAAAATATTCTGGGCCTTAAAAAAGGGCTTGGTAAAAGACGTGTTGGAGAAAATGCCCGATCCAAAACCGGCTTACAATTCCGTTTTGACGACGGTGAGAATTTTGGAAAAAAAAGGCTTTCTCGATCACAAAGCCTATGGCAAAACACATGAGTACTACCCTATTATCAGCAAAGAAAGATACACCGTCTTCTACCTGAACAACTTTCTAAAAGGGTATTTCAACGGGTCATTTGAAGGCCTGGTATCCTTCTTCGTGAAGGAAAACAACTTTTCAGAAGAAGAAATCGAAAAATTGATGGAAGAAGTAAAAAAACAACAAGAATGA
- a CDS encoding serine hydrolase domain-containing protein has translation MKPTNFFIVSTCLLFSSCAGEVAPGPEVSDCNTSAYEVPNATFYESLLKEYWIETGSPGVVAMISQPGNTWAGAVGQADLENGTAMQTCHQFQIGSISKMFTAATVLLLQEEGKIDIDEKVSTYLPQLKGNIEHVDRMTVRQLLNHTAGVPDYYYMQAYTFDMMNDPSSIKRSANEALRKYNYGKKADFFPGEGWNYSNSGYVMLGWIIAEVTKKPFEAVVKEKVIDPVGLTDTYMVDFRNPRRAKNYVDLSGKGVLIESSKYDDGVIGTPEGGVVSTVQDLTAFARGLFAGALLTAESLSEMMFVPCGPDAIDEGVCGYTLGLSYWKNTAYGDAFGHSGGEVGMESLLLFFVEHDAVGVFFRNRNGPSRKQFLFDMLLKE, from the coding sequence ATGAAACCCACCAATTTTTTTATTGTTTCCACTTGCCTGCTGTTTAGTTCCTGCGCCGGAGAAGTGGCTCCAGGCCCTGAGGTGTCGGATTGCAACACGAGTGCCTATGAAGTGCCGAATGCGACTTTTTATGAATCATTGCTTAAAGAATACTGGATTGAAACTGGTAGTCCGGGTGTGGTGGCCATGATCAGCCAACCCGGGAATACCTGGGCTGGGGCCGTTGGGCAAGCCGACCTGGAAAATGGTACTGCTATGCAGACTTGCCACCAGTTTCAGATCGGCAGTATTTCCAAGATGTTTACTGCCGCCACAGTGCTGTTGCTCCAGGAGGAAGGAAAAATTGACATCGACGAAAAGGTGAGCACCTATTTGCCGCAGCTGAAAGGCAACATTGAACATGTTGACAGAATGACGGTGAGGCAGCTATTGAATCATACGGCTGGTGTACCAGATTACTACTACATGCAAGCGTATACTTTTGACATGATGAACGACCCGTCGTCGATCAAGCGCTCGGCAAACGAGGCATTGCGGAAGTATAACTACGGCAAGAAGGCGGACTTTTTTCCGGGCGAGGGGTGGAACTACAGCAATTCGGGTTATGTGATGCTGGGTTGGATAATTGCGGAGGTAACCAAAAAGCCGTTTGAAGCTGTAGTAAAAGAGAAAGTGATTGACCCTGTCGGTTTGACGGATACTTACATGGTTGACTTTAGGAACCCCCGCCGGGCTAAGAACTATGTTGACCTGAGTGGCAAGGGAGTGCTGATTGAATCGTCGAAATATGATGATGGCGTGATAGGCACCCCGGAAGGCGGCGTGGTGAGCACCGTGCAAGACCTGACTGCGTTTGCCCGTGGGCTCTTCGCCGGAGCATTGCTGACAGCTGAGTCGCTCAGCGAGATGATGTTTGTTCCTTGCGGACCGGATGCTATTGACGAAGGGGTTTGCGGATACACCCTTGGGTTGAGCTACTGGAAGAATACTGCCTATGGCGACGCTTTTGGGCACAGCGGTGGCGAAGTGGGCATGGAATCGCTCTTGCTTTTTTTTGTTGAACACGACGCCGTTGGGGTGTTTTTCAGAAACCGAAATGGCCCTTCGAGAAAGCAGTTTCTTTTCGATATGTTGTTGAAAGAATAA
- a CDS encoding LytR/AlgR family response regulator transcription factor: MEHRSHRYQDMWLWLLVPFFGVLYRHTGETASLKDLLSTPIYYLDVATAILVIGIIFTVTRATIVHLDRRVAWEGQAALRAFIQGFVVYGFTVLLTVLVSFFYNEFFMTRPPEFNVAVVFAYDVPFACLIVTIIQMAYGLLYMRAYYEARLEQKAGAQEANTVSRKTILANFGKTKVPLASSSIAYVHKVGDFNALQTFEGKEYTLDDTLDQLEQWLEKTDFFRVNRQCIAQRRAIVSMKNDPTGKVLLKLSPSPTEEITVSRKKAQEFRSWMEQ; encoded by the coding sequence ATGGAGCATCGTTCACATCGCTACCAGGACATGTGGCTTTGGCTGCTTGTTCCCTTCTTTGGGGTGCTTTACCGCCATACAGGCGAGACGGCTTCGCTCAAAGACCTGCTCAGCACCCCTATTTACTACCTCGACGTAGCTACGGCCATATTGGTGATCGGCATTATTTTTACAGTCACAAGAGCAACCATTGTACACCTTGACAGGAGAGTGGCCTGGGAGGGGCAAGCTGCTCTTCGGGCCTTTATCCAGGGGTTTGTTGTGTACGGGTTTACTGTGCTGCTAACTGTGCTGGTGAGCTTTTTCTACAACGAATTCTTCATGACCAGACCACCTGAGTTCAATGTCGCCGTAGTCTTCGCATACGATGTGCCTTTTGCGTGCCTGATTGTCACCATCATTCAAATGGCCTACGGTCTGCTCTATATGAGGGCATATTATGAGGCGAGGCTTGAGCAAAAAGCAGGAGCCCAGGAAGCAAATACCGTGTCCAGAAAGACGATTTTAGCCAACTTTGGAAAAACCAAAGTCCCTCTGGCCTCTTCAAGTATTGCTTACGTGCACAAGGTGGGCGACTTCAATGCGCTACAAACCTTCGAAGGCAAAGAATACACTTTAGACGACACGCTCGATCAATTGGAACAATGGCTGGAAAAAACTGATTTTTTCAGAGTCAACCGGCAGTGTATCGCTCAGCGGAGAGCCATCGTCTCTATGAAAAATGACCCAACGGGTAAAGTACTGTTAAAACTATCGCCGAGTCCGACGGAAGAGATCACTGTCAGTAGGAAAAAAGCGCAGGAATTCAGAAGTTGGATGGAGCAATAG
- the fabF gene encoding beta-ketoacyl-ACP synthase II, producing the protein MQQPHRVVITGLGAITPLGNTVKEFWDGLAAGKSGAANITRFDASKFKTRFACEVKGFDPLQYMDKNEVRRNDLFSQYAIAASEQALADSGILAFSDLNKDKVGVIWASGNGGLLTLQENISEFALGDGTPRFNPFLVPKMIVDIASGIISIRNGLRGPNFTTVSACASSNTALIDAFNYIRWGKAVAFVTGGSEAAINETGVGGFGAMKALSTRNESPETASRPYDTDRDGFVIGEGAGALILESLEHATMRGAKIYAEIVGGGMSADAYHLTATHPEGEGAALGMRAALEDAEIGPEAIDYINTHGTSTGVGDPSELRGIVSVFGEHTSKMNISSTKSMTGHALGGAGAIEALAGIMAIQKQLVPPTINIQNLDPGLPQGLNLTVGKAQSRKVDYVMSNTFGFGGHNATVILKRFS; encoded by the coding sequence ATGCAACAGCCTCATAGAGTAGTTATTACAGGCCTTGGAGCCATCACCCCGCTTGGAAATACGGTCAAAGAATTCTGGGACGGCCTGGCCGCCGGAAAGTCTGGCGCTGCCAACATTACACGTTTTGATGCATCAAAATTCAAGACTCGTTTTGCCTGCGAGGTCAAAGGTTTTGACCCCTTACAGTATATGGACAAAAATGAGGTTCGGAGGAATGACCTGTTTTCTCAATATGCCATTGCCGCATCCGAGCAAGCCCTCGCCGATTCAGGCATTCTTGCATTCTCCGACCTCAACAAAGACAAAGTGGGAGTAATCTGGGCATCCGGAAACGGCGGACTGCTCACGTTACAGGAGAATATCTCAGAATTCGCTCTTGGCGATGGCACGCCAAGGTTCAATCCATTTTTAGTTCCGAAAATGATTGTCGACATCGCCTCCGGTATCATTTCTATTAGAAATGGACTTCGGGGGCCAAACTTCACTACCGTTTCAGCGTGCGCAAGTTCCAACACAGCTCTTATTGACGCCTTCAACTACATCCGGTGGGGCAAAGCGGTGGCGTTTGTTACCGGTGGTTCAGAAGCTGCAATCAACGAAACTGGTGTAGGTGGCTTTGGTGCCATGAAGGCGCTCTCGACCAGAAACGAAAGCCCTGAAACAGCCAGTCGCCCTTATGACACCGACCGTGACGGATTCGTCATCGGCGAGGGAGCAGGAGCTCTTATTCTGGAAAGCCTGGAACATGCCACGATGCGTGGAGCAAAAATCTATGCAGAAATCGTAGGCGGTGGCATGTCGGCCGATGCCTACCACCTCACAGCCACCCACCCCGAAGGCGAAGGAGCCGCTCTGGGCATGAGGGCAGCGCTGGAAGATGCCGAGATAGGCCCTGAGGCCATCGACTATATCAATACGCACGGAACCTCAACCGGCGTGGGAGACCCAAGTGAACTGAGGGGTATTGTTTCCGTTTTTGGAGAACACACCAGTAAGATGAACATCAGCTCTACCAAATCTATGACAGGGCATGCACTTGGTGGCGCTGGAGCTATCGAGGCACTGGCAGGAATCATGGCCATTCAAAAACAACTCGTGCCACCCACAATCAACATCCAAAACCTCGATCCCGGCTTACCGCAAGGCCTGAACCTCACAGTAGGCAAGGCGCAATCCAGGAAAGTGGACTATGTGATGAGTAACACTTTCGGATTTGGGGGGCACAATGCAACGGTGATTTTGAAAAGGTTCAGCTAG
- a CDS encoding TetR/AcrR family transcriptional regulator, with translation MARLDTRQQILDLAEELIRSKGYNSFSYHEISHTLGVKNAAVHYHFPTKEVLGLEVIRSAIQRFKDFKEETASLSLEEQLDAFIQTYSINSENDKVCLVGAISVEFYGLPENMTNVMKGLTRLIHDWVTNLLAMGKAEGMFAFDMKPETKATMIITNLAAGVQIARLMGNETFSDLIKGIKTDLGLNK, from the coding sequence GTGGCACGCCTTGATACACGTCAGCAGATACTGGATTTGGCTGAAGAGCTCATCCGCAGCAAAGGATACAACTCCTTTAGCTACCATGAGATATCTCATACCTTGGGTGTGAAAAATGCGGCTGTTCACTATCACTTCCCTACCAAAGAAGTGCTGGGCCTTGAAGTAATCAGGAGCGCCATACAGCGGTTCAAAGACTTTAAGGAAGAAACCGCCTCATTGTCGCTTGAGGAACAACTGGATGCCTTCATTCAAACCTATTCAATAAACTCAGAAAATGACAAAGTCTGCCTGGTGGGTGCCATCAGTGTTGAATTCTACGGGTTGCCGGAGAATATGACGAATGTGATGAAGGGCCTAACCCGCCTTATTCATGACTGGGTCACCAATCTTTTGGCAATGGGGAAAGCTGAAGGTATGTTTGCGTTCGACATGAAACCCGAAACGAAAGCAACAATGATCATTACCAACCTGGCGGCGGGCGTGCAAATAGCCAGGCTCATGGGAAATGAAACTTTCAGTGATTTGATCAAGGGCATCAAAACCGATTTGGGATTAAACAAATAA
- a CDS encoding NUDIX domain-containing protein: MKQYPEPTVGAIIFNPENKVLLCKSKKWGDKYVFPGGHIELGEKMEDALIREVKEETGLEIFDIQLISLQEAVYSDTFEAQRHFIFIDFLCKTNSSHVVLNDEAEEFEWVLLEEIESYDLGGFTRRFFEELKVEHSTFKVHLLYNYI, translated from the coding sequence ATGAAACAATACCCCGAACCAACAGTCGGTGCCATTATTTTCAACCCCGAGAACAAAGTCTTGCTATGTAAGTCAAAGAAATGGGGAGACAAATATGTTTTCCCCGGCGGTCACATAGAGCTGGGCGAAAAAATGGAAGATGCATTGATTCGTGAGGTAAAGGAGGAAACTGGCCTCGAGATCTTTGACATCCAACTCATCAGCCTGCAGGAAGCCGTTTACAGCGACACATTTGAAGCCCAAAGGCACTTTATATTTATCGACTTCCTTTGCAAAACCAACTCCTCGCACGTGGTTTTGAACGACGAAGCAGAGGAGTTTGAATGGGTGCTACTGGAAGAAATTGAAAGCTATGACCTGGGTGGGTTTACGAGGCGGTTTTTTGAGGAATTGAAAGTAGAACACTCCACATTCAAGGTACATCTGCTCTACAATTACATATAG
- a CDS encoding tetratricopeptide repeat-containing sensor histidine kinase, protein MRFLFSIIFTVFHLSYLLAEGSQDVVPLNDAEYPSTFYRDYFHELRKKANRDSVIVWLKDEIGKQEQLGHTVNIVNLQIILGQLSRSVSRTDAYLVLENALNAARKLDMRYEEALAHLEIGNVYNSVGSKEEALQHFLLAAELSETSNYPDQAFRAYYHVANLHYSSDNYKEALAALDKGLHFFSIEEWMERDKFTTTDVVSAYNTMGLCYYALQNYPEAIDAYDKGLMVAGKRRSDMWVGLIHGNMGNVFFKQGKLDSAEMLIKIDLNVSKKHKAFRSIASDYLAIASIYQGRNDLLTAQTYFDSAYQVISQNMMSYASYFKRRAELAYAMGEYKKAIDFKNTYDAMADSVEKVKKSKELALIQSNNDFKTKLETLQLLEKENELKDKEIAYKNVLIYGGAFVTLLAVVLAIVLNRSNQLKVKLNKELEKEVERRTERLASTVKELDTFIYRLSHDFRRPLTTLIGLDSLGRTLSKDPETSELFSKVGKTAKQMDRMLLKMTYIHEVNTLEPTIVQTNLRDVVQEVIAGFDDDFSALKMQLIVEVPDEMIVATDTRFLQLILTNLLENAFIFTDEGKEQKIIKVSSRLTEKGWGILISDNGVGISHEIRSRIYEPFFRGSPISQGNGLGLYLVRKAMSKLKGRVVDYNGDQGESVFMLEFFIS, encoded by the coding sequence ATGAGATTCCTTTTTAGTATCATTTTCACTGTTTTTCACCTTAGCTATCTGCTGGCAGAGGGATCTCAGGATGTGGTACCTCTCAACGACGCAGAGTATCCTTCCACTTTCTATCGGGATTATTTTCACGAGTTGAGAAAGAAAGCAAACAGAGATAGTGTGATTGTGTGGCTGAAGGACGAAATCGGCAAGCAGGAGCAGTTAGGTCATACAGTCAATATCGTCAATCTGCAAATTATACTCGGCCAACTAAGCCGATCTGTATCAAGAACAGATGCTTATTTGGTTCTTGAGAACGCATTGAATGCTGCCCGGAAACTTGATATGCGCTATGAGGAAGCACTGGCCCACCTTGAAATAGGTAACGTATACAATTCAGTGGGCTCCAAAGAAGAAGCGTTGCAGCATTTTTTATTAGCGGCGGAGCTTTCGGAAACAAGCAACTATCCTGATCAGGCCTTTCGGGCTTATTATCACGTCGCTAACCTTCACTACTCCTCCGACAACTACAAAGAAGCGCTTGCGGCGCTTGATAAGGGGTTGCATTTTTTTTCCATTGAAGAATGGATGGAGCGGGACAAATTTACAACGACAGACGTAGTCAGTGCCTATAACACCATGGGGCTCTGTTACTATGCGCTTCAGAATTATCCGGAAGCTATCGATGCCTATGACAAAGGATTGATGGTTGCAGGTAAGCGACGAAGTGACATGTGGGTTGGGCTTATCCATGGCAACATGGGCAATGTCTTCTTCAAGCAGGGAAAGCTTGATTCGGCCGAAATGCTGATTAAAATTGACCTCAACGTTAGTAAAAAGCACAAAGCTTTCCGCAGCATCGCTTCCGACTACCTTGCCATAGCCAGTATATATCAAGGCCGTAACGATCTTTTGACAGCTCAAACATATTTTGACTCAGCCTATCAGGTCATTAGTCAAAATATGATGTCGTACGCCAGTTATTTCAAACGAAGAGCTGAGTTGGCTTATGCCATGGGGGAATATAAAAAGGCCATCGACTTTAAGAATACTTACGACGCCATGGCAGATTCCGTCGAAAAAGTAAAGAAGTCTAAAGAGCTTGCTTTGATTCAGTCAAACAATGATTTCAAAACCAAGCTGGAAACATTACAGCTTCTGGAAAAGGAAAATGAGCTAAAGGACAAAGAAATAGCCTATAAAAATGTGCTTATTTATGGAGGCGCCTTCGTCACTTTGCTTGCTGTTGTACTGGCAATAGTGCTGAACAGAAGTAATCAATTAAAAGTCAAGCTTAACAAAGAGCTCGAAAAGGAAGTCGAGAGGAGAACGGAACGACTGGCCAGCACGGTAAAAGAACTTGATACATTTATATATCGGCTGTCTCATGACTTCAGACGCCCGCTTACAACTTTGATCGGGCTCGACTCATTGGGTCGCACGCTAAGCAAAGACCCGGAAACAAGTGAGCTGTTTTCTAAGGTGGGAAAGACCGCTAAGCAAATGGACAGGATGTTGCTGAAGATGACATATATCCACGAAGTCAATACTTTGGAGCCAACTATTGTTCAGACTAACTTGAGGGACGTTGTGCAGGAAGTGATAGCTGGATTTGACGATGACTTCTCAGCTTTGAAAATGCAATTGATTGTAGAAGTGCCTGATGAAATGATCGTTGCAACCGACACACGATTTTTGCAATTAATACTCACTAATCTTTTGGAAAATGCTTTCATTTTCACCGATGAGGGAAAAGAGCAAAAGATTATCAAGGTCAGTTCCAGATTAACTGAAAAGGGATGGGGAATTTTGATCAGTGACAATGGCGTAGGTATTTCACACGAAATCAGAAGCAGAATATACGAGCCTTTTTTCAGAGGAAGCCCAATTTCTCAGGGCAATGGCCTTGGCCTTTATTTGGTGAGGAAGGCCATGAGCAAGCTCAAGGGAAGGGTGGTTGATTATAACGGCGACCAGGGAGAAAGCGTCTTCATGCTTGAGTTCTTTATCTCCTGA
- a CDS encoding TonB family protein has protein sequence MNNYQSYLIEANIGLLLFGLAYLVLLQKEQTFLLKRLLLLGMIAAAAFLPLLSFSTVFSSLATNQMSINGYYLPAILLTAEKASTPATPESISLLTICFWLYWVVVAVLLIQFILRITALLKQSSTGRFVKNIGPVKVYEVDSTDYAFSFFNLVFIGQLGDLNENAKNKIIAHELVHYKEWHSLDILFVELLRILFWFNPSIYVLKNALVEAHEYRADELSVREGEEQVYCSLIARLALNGAGYHIANHFNKSLTLKRIAMIKSDKLKVRWWKLAATAPVGLLFFFFVSCEQQSGNEPVREIEVAADDAAKEIFTVVEELPAFPGGMNNLYKYFSTNLTYPPQAKAAGTEGKVFVEFVVNKNGTVSDAKVIKGIGSGCDEEAIRVVTSSPEWTPALQRGKKVRTRMILPVFFTLDGNVELEVPATPTIVGEPLKVTIKKSEQNGSQTVITGVVATEDGEEIPGASIILTGTTSGTVSDLDGSFRLVTESKSGALAVSFVGYKTEEIAF, from the coding sequence ATGAACAATTATCAGTCATACCTGATCGAAGCAAACATTGGCCTGCTGCTATTTGGACTGGCCTACCTTGTCCTCCTGCAAAAAGAGCAAACATTTCTTTTAAAGCGCCTACTGCTACTCGGCATGATAGCGGCGGCGGCGTTCTTGCCATTGCTGTCGTTCAGTACAGTCTTTAGCTCGCTGGCAACCAATCAGATGAGCATCAATGGATATTATCTGCCTGCCATTCTGCTGACGGCAGAAAAAGCCTCTACGCCAGCGACTCCCGAATCTATCAGCCTTCTGACCATCTGCTTTTGGCTGTACTGGGTCGTAGTGGCAGTACTTCTCATTCAGTTTATATTAAGAATAACTGCTCTGCTGAAACAAAGCTCTACCGGCCGTTTTGTCAAAAATATTGGGCCAGTGAAAGTTTACGAGGTGGATAGCACCGACTATGCCTTTTCTTTCTTCAACCTTGTCTTCATCGGGCAGCTAGGTGATCTCAATGAGAACGCTAAAAACAAAATAATTGCACACGAACTAGTGCATTATAAAGAATGGCATAGTCTCGACATTCTTTTTGTAGAACTCCTGCGAATCCTATTCTGGTTCAATCCTTCCATTTATGTGCTAAAAAATGCCCTTGTAGAAGCTCATGAGTACCGAGCCGACGAGTTGTCGGTAAGGGAAGGGGAAGAGCAGGTGTACTGCAGCCTTATTGCCAGGCTGGCTCTGAACGGAGCCGGCTACCACATAGCGAATCACTTCAATAAATCTTTAACATTAAAAAGAATTGCCATGATCAAGTCTGATAAATTAAAAGTAAGGTGGTGGAAGCTTGCCGCCACAGCCCCCGTTGGGCTATTGTTCTTTTTTTTCGTTTCCTGCGAACAGCAATCTGGTAATGAACCAGTTAGAGAGATCGAAGTGGCTGCAGATGATGCTGCCAAAGAAATCTTTACAGTGGTGGAAGAGCTGCCTGCCTTTCCCGGTGGCATGAACAACCTCTACAAATATTTCAGTACCAATCTCACTTATCCTCCTCAGGCTAAAGCCGCTGGAACGGAGGGAAAAGTGTTTGTCGAGTTTGTTGTAAACAAGAACGGAACAGTGTCGGACGCCAAAGTGATAAAAGGAATTGGTAGTGGCTGCGACGAAGAAGCCATACGGGTGGTCACCTCTTCTCCGGAGTGGACACCCGCACTGCAACGAGGTAAAAAAGTGCGCACTCGAATGATTTTACCAGTCTTCTTCACACTGGATGGCAATGTCGAGTTGGAAGTACCAGCCACACCAACCATTGTCGGCGAGCCATTGAAGGTTACCATCAAGAAGTCGGAGCAAAATGGTAGCCAGACTGTAATCACCGGGGTAGTGGCAACAGAAGATGGCGAAGAAATTCCCGGCGCAAGCATCATCCTGACAGGCACAACTTCAGGCACCGTGTCCGACCTTGACGGGTCTTTCAGGCTCGTGACCGAAAGCAAAAGTGGAGCCCTGGCTGTTTCCTTTGTGGGGTATAAGACAGAGGAAATAGCCTTTTAA